Below is a window of Chryseobacterium joostei DNA.
TTTTTATAGAAAAATTATGACAGGATTGCTATCCTTTTTAAAGCGGGCTAGTCCATTTCGGACTATTCCCTAAAACTTAAATAAAGCCCTATTTAGGGCTCTATTTTTAAACTATGTTGCTAACTATGAAATTCACATTAGTATAGGTTTTTTCATCCTTTGTGGTTGTTGATATTTCTATCTTATTACTTTCCACAATGATTTTAGTACCTTTTTTCAAACTGTTCAATAATTGCTCCGGTGTTTCTCCGGAAGTCATCCACCTAACACAATTATAATACTGTGGTTCATAGATGGTTTTTTGATTTTGGTCTTTCTTTGCTGT
It encodes the following:
- a CDS encoding single-stranded DNA-binding protein, producing MANLFHVVFDGHLTADATFRKLAEDKGVLNFTVAHNFPTAKKDQNQKTIYEPQYYNCVRWMTSGETPEQLLNSLKKGTKIIVESNKIEISTTTKDEKTYTNVNFIVSNIV